A genomic window from Halogeometricum borinquense DSM 11551 includes:
- a CDS encoding creatininase family protein: MYVADRTWPELGDYVAAESLAVVPLGSTEQHGPHLPLATDHLIAEALAREAADRTDVLCTPTVNVGVSPHHRQFHGTMWVDAPQFRDYVESMTRNLAYHGIDRVVYVNAHGGNAQHLREVGRRLRDDGTMYAIEWMWDESIPDLVNEVFEHNGPHGGPKETAMIMHIAPELVREDRLEDARDGGLVDLDDSDRYMKHGARTFYDAIENSENGVFGDQTDATPETGERLFEAATEQLVHLIEWLNDRRFEDLMEPAHVDPQPGSRR, encoded by the coding sequence ATGTACGTCGCAGACCGGACGTGGCCCGAACTCGGAGACTACGTCGCCGCAGAGTCACTCGCAGTTGTTCCGCTCGGTTCGACGGAACAGCACGGCCCGCATCTCCCGCTCGCAACTGACCACCTCATTGCCGAGGCACTGGCTCGTGAGGCCGCAGATCGGACAGACGTACTCTGTACGCCGACAGTGAACGTCGGGGTCAGTCCGCACCACCGGCAGTTCCACGGAACGATGTGGGTTGACGCCCCGCAGTTCCGCGACTACGTGGAGTCGATGACGCGCAACCTCGCGTACCACGGTATCGACCGCGTCGTGTACGTGAACGCCCACGGCGGCAATGCTCAACATCTCCGCGAGGTCGGTCGGCGACTCCGCGACGACGGCACGATGTACGCCATCGAGTGGATGTGGGACGAGTCCATCCCGGACCTCGTCAACGAGGTGTTCGAACACAACGGGCCGCACGGCGGTCCGAAGGAGACGGCGATGATCATGCACATCGCACCCGAACTCGTCCGCGAGGACCGACTCGAAGACGCGCGTGACGGCGGACTCGTCGATCTCGATGACTCGGATCGGTACATGAAACACGGCGCTCGCACGTTCTATGACGCCATCGAAAACTCCGAAAACGGCGTCTTCGGCGACCAGACGGATGCGACCCCAGAGACGGGTGAGCGGTTGTTCGAGGCCGCAACGGAGCAGTTAGTTCACCTCATCGAGTGGTTGAACGACCGGCGGTTCGAGGACCTGATGGAACCCGCGCACGTTGACCCACAACCCGGCAGTCGGCGGTGA
- a CDS encoding arsenate-mycothiol transferase ArsC, whose amino-acid sequence MTAPTVAFVCVQNAGRSQMATAFAEQETADRDLDVNVVTGGTRPADHVHENVVETMYDVGFDLSDRTPREVTFEEISGSDYVITMGCSAEDVCPAGWGGENRDWGLDDPHGQDAETTAEIRDEIQRRVAAFFDELEAEQ is encoded by the coding sequence ATGACGGCACCCACGGTTGCGTTCGTCTGCGTACAGAACGCGGGTCGAAGCCAGATGGCAACGGCGTTCGCAGAACAGGAAACGGCCGACAGAGACCTCGACGTGAACGTCGTTACCGGTGGCACGCGCCCCGCAGACCACGTTCACGAGAACGTCGTAGAGACGATGTACGATGTGGGATTCGACCTCTCGGACCGCACGCCGCGAGAGGTGACGTTCGAGGAGATTTCCGGGTCCGACTACGTGATCACGATGGGCTGTTCCGCCGAAGATGTGTGTCCGGCCGGATGGGGCGGCGAGAACCGCGACTGGGGACTCGATGACCCACACGGGCAGGACGCCGAGACGACTGCTGAGATTCGTGACGAGATACAGCGCCGTGTCGCCGCCTTTTTCGACGAGTTAGAAGCCGAACAGTAG
- a CDS encoding cold-shock protein produces MAKGTVAFFNDTGGYGFIESEDSDEDVFFHMEDVGGPDLEEGQEVEFDIEQADKGPRAKNLQRL; encoded by the coding sequence ATGGCGAAAGGTACGGTTGCGTTCTTTAACGACACCGGCGGTTACGGATTTATCGAAAGCGAAGACTCTGACGAAGACGTTTTCTTCCACATGGAAGACGTCGGCGGCCCGGACCTCGAGGAAGGTCAGGAAGTGGAGTTTGATATCGAGCAGGCCGACAAGGGCCCGCGCGCGAAGAACCTTCAGCGCCTGTAA
- a CDS encoding CopG family ribbon-helix-helix protein: MRTSLNVPDDVLAEFDAVWQAEGLDSRSRAIREAMLEYVESHTRLEEAEGNIAAVVAFDYEHEAVIQELHTVQHDFEGVIEATSHTHHGDWCFEVAFCDGPAERVRRLVYRLRDFDAVRRVSVLSLTAAATTTDH; encoded by the coding sequence ATGCGAACGAGTCTGAACGTGCCGGACGACGTTCTCGCGGAGTTCGACGCGGTGTGGCAGGCCGAAGGCCTCGACTCCCGGTCCCGCGCGATTCGGGAAGCGATGCTAGAGTACGTTGAATCGCACACGCGACTGGAGGAGGCCGAGGGCAACATCGCGGCCGTCGTCGCGTTCGACTACGAGCACGAGGCCGTAATTCAGGAACTACACACGGTCCAGCACGACTTCGAGGGCGTCATCGAGGCGACGAGTCACACTCACCACGGCGACTGGTGTTTCGAGGTGGCGTTCTGCGACGGTCCCGCCGAACGTGTCCGCCGACTCGTCTACCGACTGCGAGACTTCGACGCGGTACGTCGCGTCTCCGTCCTTTCGTTGACGGCAGCCGCGACGACAACGGATCACTGA
- a CDS encoding tyrosine-type recombinase/integrase, giving the protein MSEIDTFQQHVSVKQTEGTANRYASAIRRYRDWLDERGVEFGDANQDDVESHLLDLADEDYAKGSLKIARAGIAKFYDEMYDYNPVEDVSIGSWTAVKKGSKKSQSLRDDVHYLTPDEVQQLVDNVHSPPKLRNELIIKMLFQTGMRRGELCKVKLHDVNREERSIRIHADKTHSNRTVYYQPSLSTPLNIWIDAERNGVLTADDSPHLFPTQKAEHIKPNSVSRIVREAAEEAGIQEVMYHDKGGRPKRKITGHTLRHSFAVAALKNGMDVRTLQKLMGHADIETTQMYLDLADDDVKTKARQFGPSLES; this is encoded by the coding sequence ATGTCTGAAATAGATACCTTCCAGCAACATGTTTCGGTAAAACAGACTGAGGGGACAGCAAACCGATATGCCTCTGCTATCCGTCGATACCGAGACTGGCTTGACGAGAGAGGAGTTGAATTCGGTGACGCAAACCAAGACGACGTTGAGAGTCATCTCCTTGATTTAGCAGACGAGGATTACGCTAAAGGGTCGCTGAAGATAGCGAGGGCAGGGATAGCTAAGTTCTATGACGAAATGTACGACTACAACCCTGTTGAGGATGTCTCAATAGGGTCGTGGACAGCGGTCAAGAAGGGTAGTAAGAAATCTCAGTCCTTGCGGGATGACGTACACTACCTCACTCCTGATGAGGTGCAACAGTTAGTCGATAACGTCCATTCCCCGCCGAAACTCCGCAACGAACTGATTATCAAGATGCTATTCCAAACGGGGATGCGAAGAGGGGAGTTGTGTAAGGTGAAACTCCATGACGTTAACCGCGAGGAACGGTCGATTCGGATTCATGCTGATAAGACACACAGCAACCGTACGGTCTACTACCAACCCTCGCTATCTACCCCGCTGAATATCTGGATTGACGCCGAACGCAACGGGGTGCTGACAGCGGATGATTCGCCGCACCTATTCCCGACGCAGAAGGCGGAACACATCAAGCCAAACTCGGTTAGCCGAATCGTCCGAGAGGCGGCAGAGGAGGCGGGGATTCAAGAAGTGATGTACCACGATAAAGGCGGTCGACCCAAGCGGAAAATCACGGGACATACGCTCCGTCATTCGTTCGCCGTAGCCGCATTGAAGAACGGTATGGACGTACGGACGTTGCAGAAACTCATGGGGCATGCCGACATCGAAACGACACAAATGTATCTTGACCTTGCTGACGACGATGTGAAAACCAAGGCGCGGCAGTTCGGCCCCTCGCTCGAATCGTAG
- a CDS encoding peroxidase-related enzyme (This protein belongs to a clade of uncharacterized proteins related to peroxidases such as the alkylhydroperoxidase AhpD.) yields MVELDDDAMTRFPVPDEDELPADLRERIEEETERSGFTPNVFAAFAYKPSHFRAFFDYHDALVDDTALDREEVEMIVVAVSGVNHCYYCNVAHGALVRIYAKDPTLADQLVANYRQADISEKRMAMLDVAVKLTESPREVTEDDLDRLAEVGYSEEAMWDIASVTAFFNLSNRMAMFADMRPNDEFHSLGRTQNVDSDK; encoded by the coding sequence ATGGTCGAACTAGACGACGACGCGATGACGCGATTCCCCGTTCCGGACGAAGACGAACTGCCCGCTGATCTGCGAGAGCGAATCGAGGAGGAGACAGAACGCTCGGGCTTTACGCCGAACGTCTTCGCGGCGTTTGCGTACAAGCCGAGTCACTTCCGCGCCTTCTTCGACTACCACGACGCTCTCGTAGACGACACCGCACTCGACAGAGAGGAAGTAGAGATGATCGTCGTCGCCGTCTCGGGCGTCAATCACTGTTACTACTGCAACGTCGCCCACGGCGCACTCGTCCGCATCTACGCGAAGGACCCGACGCTTGCAGACCAACTTGTCGCCAACTACCGGCAGGCGGACATCTCCGAAAAGCGGATGGCGATGCTCGACGTCGCCGTGAAACTCACCGAGTCGCCGCGCGAAGTCACCGAAGACGACTTAGACCGACTCGCCGAGGTGGGGTATTCCGAGGAAGCGATGTGGGACATTGCCTCGGTGACGGCCTTTTTCAATCTCTCGAACCGCATGGCGATGTTCGCGGACATGCGACCGAATGACGAGTTCCATTCACTTGGACGTACACAGAATGTAGACAGCGATAAGTGA
- a CDS encoding universal stress protein — MYERILLPVDGSTGANEVLYHAGEIAQWTGGSVQLLFVADTARDSVTVVENDVVDALEQEGSEIVDEAGEVLDSLGVEYSTDVVQGDPVPTIVEYADRYDYDVVVMPTRGRQGLSRQLLGSVTEKVVRLCEQPVLTARTGTDRALAFPYERIVVPTDGSPAATHAAEHAIDVAAALDATIHVLSAVDDSLLGFDVRSAVSEAEGEKAANEAVENVASSAESRDVDVVRHVERGSPHEMILDCVAENEADAVVMGTTGKRAVDRILLGSVAEKTIRTSPVPVVSVRNV, encoded by the coding sequence ATGTACGAACGCATCCTCCTCCCAGTGGACGGTAGCACCGGTGCGAACGAAGTGCTGTATCACGCGGGCGAGATAGCGCAGTGGACCGGCGGGAGCGTCCAACTGCTGTTCGTCGCAGATACGGCCCGCGACAGCGTTACGGTCGTCGAAAACGACGTGGTTGACGCACTCGAACAGGAAGGCAGCGAGATAGTCGATGAGGCCGGAGAAGTGCTCGATTCGTTGGGCGTGGAGTACTCGACGGACGTAGTGCAGGGCGATCCGGTGCCGACGATTGTCGAGTACGCAGACCGGTACGACTACGACGTGGTTGTCATGCCGACGCGGGGTCGGCAAGGGCTGTCGCGCCAGTTACTCGGAAGCGTCACTGAGAAAGTCGTCCGTCTCTGCGAGCAACCGGTCCTCACTGCCCGTACCGGGACCGACAGAGCGCTGGCGTTCCCCTACGAGCGCATTGTTGTCCCGACAGACGGCAGTCCGGCGGCGACGCACGCCGCAGAACACGCAATCGACGTGGCGGCCGCGCTCGATGCGACAATTCACGTTCTCTCCGCCGTAGACGACTCGCTCCTCGGCTTCGATGTCCGCTCTGCAGTCTCGGAGGCCGAAGGTGAGAAAGCGGCAAACGAGGCAGTAGAGAACGTTGCTTCGTCGGCGGAATCGCGCGATGTGGATGTGGTCCGTCACGTCGAGCGCGGGTCGCCGCACGAGATGATTCTCGACTGCGTGGCGGAAAACGAGGCGGACGCAGTCGTGATGGGGACGACGGGCAAACGAGCGGTAGACCGGATCCTTCTCGGGAGCGTCGCCGAGAAGACCATTCGAACCTCGCCGGTTCCGGTCGTCAGTGTCCGTAACGTCTGA
- a CDS encoding metal-dependent hydrolase, with product MFRQGHYGVSLIVFAPVGFALIHLGRPDLAFVVGVVMLWLAMLPDVDHRIPGIPHRGPTHSLAFAGLVGGVFALVGQGLVLAGVDDIGLAAIADGSVVVFGFLVGFLTVFAHLLGDALTPAGVNFLWPLSGYEYTISAWRADNKLANYGLFGVGIFAVAAALYLAVTL from the coding sequence ATGTTCCGTCAGGGCCACTACGGCGTTTCGCTCATCGTCTTTGCGCCCGTCGGCTTCGCCCTCATCCACCTCGGTCGCCCGGACCTCGCGTTCGTCGTCGGTGTGGTGATGCTCTGGTTGGCGATGCTGCCGGACGTAGACCATCGGATTCCCGGAATCCCGCATCGCGGTCCGACGCACTCGCTGGCGTTTGCCGGCCTCGTCGGCGGCGTCTTCGCTCTCGTCGGGCAGGGATTGGTGTTGGCGGGCGTCGATGACATCGGACTCGCCGCCATCGCAGACGGGAGCGTCGTTGTCTTCGGGTTTCTCGTCGGCTTTCTCACCGTGTTCGCGCACCTCCTCGGCGACGCTCTCACCCCTGCGGGTGTGAACTTCCTGTGGCCGCTCTCGGGCTACGAGTACACGATTTCGGCGTGGCGCGCGGACAACAAACTCGCCAACTACGGCTTGTTCGGCGTCGGTATCTTCGCCGTCGCCGCCGCGCTCTATCTTGCGGTCACGCTGTAA
- a CDS encoding mechanosensitive ion channel family protein has translation MFAPLTDALAGLSAIEATVGLLLVSLLAAVALEFVVLRAARRYVVHTDSTYDDIVFSELRLPLVVTAALTGVLLLTQVPAVRDSTVFSAQLLRNFFGRPSLSLIVLVWAYAANRVVNRLVEEVNDRGGRFDFAPVFSNVWTLVVLLGGAATLLWLWEIEITPLLGAAGVAGIAVGFAAKDTVANFFGGIALYFDDTYKLGDCIVLDDGTSGSVVKVGIRSTTLLTRDELMVTVPNSVLNAAKITNESAPQRRRRIRVPLGVAYGTDVDDFEALAIEVAEAESLVLDSPKPRMRFRRFGSSALEYELLCWVAAPTRRRRAQHELNRALYMAVTDAEIEIPYPKRDVTFSTAASEPDAGSVVSVRDDGHVRADETTRVEAERPGDTD, from the coding sequence ATGTTCGCCCCACTCACCGACGCGTTGGCGGGTCTCTCAGCTATCGAGGCCACCGTCGGTCTCCTCCTTGTCTCTCTTCTCGCCGCCGTCGCGTTGGAGTTCGTTGTTCTCCGTGCGGCGCGACGATACGTCGTTCACACCGATAGCACGTACGACGATATCGTTTTCTCGGAGTTGCGCCTCCCCTTGGTTGTTACCGCGGCGCTCACGGGTGTGTTGCTGCTCACCCAGGTCCCTGCGGTCAGGGATTCGACGGTGTTCTCCGCCCAACTGCTGCGGAACTTTTTCGGTCGTCCCTCGCTCTCGCTTATCGTCCTCGTCTGGGCGTACGCGGCTAACCGTGTCGTGAACCGGTTGGTTGAGGAAGTGAACGACCGAGGCGGGCGGTTCGACTTCGCGCCCGTCTTCTCGAACGTCTGGACGCTCGTCGTCCTTCTCGGCGGTGCAGCCACTCTGCTTTGGCTGTGGGAAATCGAGATAACGCCACTGCTCGGGGCGGCGGGCGTTGCGGGGATTGCGGTCGGGTTCGCCGCCAAAGACACCGTCGCCAACTTCTTCGGCGGTATTGCACTGTACTTCGACGACACGTACAAACTGGGCGACTGCATCGTCCTCGACGACGGCACCTCCGGATCGGTCGTGAAGGTCGGTATCCGCTCGACGACGCTACTCACCCGCGACGAACTGATGGTAACCGTGCCGAACTCCGTCCTCAATGCGGCGAAGATTACGAACGAGTCCGCGCCCCAGCGACGACGGCGTATCCGGGTTCCTCTCGGCGTCGCCTACGGAACGGATGTAGATGACTTCGAAGCACTCGCTATCGAGGTCGCCGAAGCGGAGTCGTTGGTCCTCGATTCACCGAAACCGCGCATGCGATTCCGCCGGTTCGGTAGCTCCGCACTGGAGTACGAACTGCTCTGCTGGGTTGCTGCACCGACGCGTCGCCGCCGCGCCCAACACGAACTGAACCGCGCGCTCTATATGGCAGTGACCGACGCCGAGATAGAGATTCCGTATCCGAAACGCGACGTAACGTTCTCGACGGCCGCATCCGAACCGGATGCTGGTAGCGTTGTCTCAGTGCGAGACGACGGGCACGTTAGAGCGGACGAGACTACTCGGGTGGAAGCAGAGAGACCGGGCGACACCGACTGA
- a CDS encoding DUF5059 domain-containing protein yields the protein MRRTRRDLLKASALAAATATFAGCNTQSDGSAETEAETAGTGTDAETESAETETSVSVDAAVAVAAEWNAYRARLYDALALGVAGKTTAGAGVAQQTFKRFEGASGEWGAHEQLEATNESNYESFEEHLGGLRSALSEGSIDEARSMASQADQNLLAAQRGRVDGPVIDALSIALYGVRTRDVAMLAAADSTEAAATVGESVLEDFENASVHDAVEEASSELYEAFEGGLKSAVSAAEKDDAEAAKTQAEKAFGAALSAGYELAPEKVAGVAELAALQSVGFDAAAVANLSGPGTEYAHAASLTRYRARVYDVDWLAARGESDAAEKMAKDVFADFEGARAHEALEEADHDAYESFEGGLSDLRKAIKNGDAEARASAVESIDAALLAGIEALVGGEASAVLESAFFRARFADANERYQRGENDVAAEIAQHLFERFEVNEAGFHETVEETSEDIYHRFEEEHLSALITAYKNGDDEAVTKHHEGVLSTLVEFESMIGTAYSAPAESAFMAARAFDAAALATLGQSDRAASVIKSAFTAFEKDTGGFHESLEHADHDLYESFESELSAVRSAANDGGDVFAAATAYETKAVDAIYAVVASGSGELSGVAAGIVQAAFQYFEGATVHELLEEADKGAYETFEAKIRDLKNALESGSEVTVALNAYADATTTAQFAVAGAIENAPAGSSGSGEAETESGETEYTGGPNIVPADEADADHVVKAKAAAFKPSELTVSVGDTVAFEWAAGDAHNVVAREEKLPDGATYWASGGFDSEKATQEGWDNGKGALTEGTAYVHTFETAGEHPYYCIPHEAAGMEGTIVVEE from the coding sequence ATGCGACGAACTCGACGAGATTTACTCAAAGCTAGTGCGCTCGCAGCGGCGACCGCCACCTTCGCTGGCTGTAATACGCAATCCGATGGATCTGCCGAGACGGAAGCAGAGACCGCTGGCACGGGAACAGACGCCGAAACCGAATCGGCCGAGACCGAAACGTCGGTGTCCGTCGATGCCGCCGTTGCCGTCGCGGCGGAGTGGAACGCGTACCGCGCCCGACTGTACGACGCGCTCGCACTCGGCGTTGCCGGGAAGACGACCGCCGGTGCCGGAGTCGCACAGCAGACGTTCAAACGTTTCGAGGGTGCGTCCGGGGAGTGGGGGGCACACGAACAACTCGAAGCGACGAACGAGTCGAACTACGAGTCGTTCGAGGAACACCTCGGCGGTCTCCGGTCTGCGCTCTCCGAGGGGTCCATTGACGAAGCCCGGAGCATGGCATCGCAGGCCGACCAGAACCTCCTCGCAGCACAGCGCGGGCGCGTCGATGGTCCAGTCATCGACGCACTCTCGATTGCGCTGTACGGCGTCCGCACCCGCGACGTGGCGATGCTCGCCGCCGCAGACTCGACCGAAGCGGCGGCGACAGTTGGCGAGTCCGTCCTCGAAGACTTCGAGAACGCGTCCGTTCACGATGCGGTCGAGGAAGCAAGCAGCGAACTGTACGAAGCGTTCGAGGGGGGCCTGAAGTCGGCCGTCTCCGCCGCCGAAAAGGACGACGCCGAAGCCGCGAAGACGCAGGCCGAGAAGGCCTTCGGTGCCGCTCTTTCGGCGGGATACGAACTCGCGCCGGAGAAAGTGGCCGGTGTGGCCGAACTCGCTGCGCTTCAGTCGGTCGGCTTCGACGCCGCCGCGGTCGCCAATTTGAGCGGCCCCGGAACCGAGTACGCCCACGCCGCTTCCCTGACGCGCTACCGCGCTCGCGTCTACGACGTCGACTGGTTGGCCGCTCGTGGTGAGTCCGACGCGGCGGAGAAGATGGCAAAGGACGTGTTCGCCGACTTCGAGGGTGCTCGCGCGCACGAGGCACTCGAAGAAGCCGACCACGACGCCTACGAGTCCTTCGAGGGTGGTCTCTCGGACCTCCGGAAAGCCATCAAAAACGGCGACGCCGAGGCGAGAGCGTCCGCCGTCGAGTCGATCGATGCGGCGCTTCTGGCGGGCATCGAAGCGCTCGTCGGCGGCGAGGCGAGCGCCGTCCTCGAATCCGCGTTCTTCCGCGCTCGCTTCGCCGACGCGAACGAACGCTACCAGCGCGGCGAGAACGATGTCGCAGCCGAAATCGCCCAACATCTGTTCGAGCGCTTCGAGGTGAACGAAGCGGGCTTCCACGAGACGGTCGAAGAGACGAGCGAGGATATCTACCACCGCTTCGAGGAGGAACACCTCTCGGCGCTCATCACGGCCTACAAGAACGGCGACGACGAGGCCGTAACCAAGCACCACGAGGGCGTCCTTTCGACGCTCGTTGAGTTCGAGTCGATGATCGGAACCGCGTACTCGGCCCCCGCCGAGAGCGCGTTCATGGCCGCCCGCGCCTTCGACGCCGCGGCGCTTGCTACACTCGGCCAATCCGACCGCGCCGCGTCCGTCATCAAGTCGGCGTTCACCGCCTTCGAGAAGGACACTGGCGGGTTCCACGAGTCGCTTGAACACGCCGACCACGACCTGTACGAGTCGTTCGAGTCCGAACTGTCGGCCGTTCGCTCGGCGGCGAACGACGGCGGCGACGTGTTCGCTGCCGCGACGGCGTACGAAACGAAAGCGGTCGATGCGATCTACGCCGTCGTTGCGAGCGGGTCCGGTGAACTCTCCGGCGTTGCCGCGGGCATCGTGCAGGCGGCCTTCCAATACTTCGAGGGCGCAACGGTCCACGAACTGCTCGAAGAGGCTGACAAAGGCGCTTACGAGACGTTCGAGGCCAAAATCAGAGACTTGAAGAACGCGCTCGAATCCGGTTCCGAGGTCACGGTTGCGCTGAACGCGTACGCCGACGCGACGACGACCGCCCAGTTCGCCGTCGCCGGTGCTATCGAGAACGCTCCCGCCGGATCCAGCGGGTCCGGTGAAGCGGAGACCGAGAGCGGCGAGACTGAGTACACGGGCGGACCGAACATCGTTCCGGCAGACGAGGCCGACGCCGACCACGTCGTGAAAGCGAAAGCGGCCGCGTTCAAGCCGAGCGAACTCACCGTCTCCGTCGGCGACACGGTCGCCTTCGAGTGGGCTGCGGGCGACGCACACAACGTCGTCGCGCGCGAGGAGAAACTGCCCGACGGAGCCACGTACTGGGCCTCCGGCGGGTTTGACTCCGAAAAGGCAACACAAGAGGGATGGGACAACGGTAAAGGCGCCCTGACGGAAGGAACCGCGTACGTTCACACGTTCGAGACGGCCGGCGAACACCCCTACTACTGCATCCCGCACGAGGCCGCAGGCATGGAAGGGACAATCGTCGTCGAGGAGTAA
- a CDS encoding uracil-xanthine permease family protein — protein MSQSDDSFVEYGIEDEPPLGTSLLLGVQHYLTMVGANIAVPLILAGALGMPDSIVPRFVGTFFVVSGIATLAQTTFGNRYPIVQGAPFSMLAPALAVVGVVTASNPAGPEWQAALLQLQGAIVAAAVIEVAVGYFGLLGKLRSFLSPVVIAPTIALIGLSLFNTPQVTAADGNISLLALTLVLIVIFSQYIDTAHRVFQLFPVLLGIVAAYLVAAALSITGVYAPGAPGYVDLESVLAAPAFMPIYPLQWGFAGGPNTFTVGLPLVGDMAFGIPQFSSSFIIGMLAGVCASMIESLGDYHAVARLSGIGAPSEKRINHGIGMEGVMNIFSGLMGGSGSTSYSENIGAIGLTGVASRYVVQVGAAVMLVVGFVGYFGQLVATIPDPIVGGLYIAMFGQIVAVGLSNLKYVDLDSSRNIFIVGVTLFVGLAVPTYMGNVGSAKALQDGMQSVAFLGPVLGTQVVSHTVYVIGSTGMAVGGLFAFILDNTIEGTREERGLNEWEDAAESDEDFASAYDRFVSDRGTKGD, from the coding sequence ATGAGTCAGTCCGACGATTCCTTCGTGGAGTACGGTATCGAAGACGAACCACCGCTCGGAACCTCTCTTCTTCTCGGCGTACAACATTATCTCACGATGGTCGGCGCGAATATCGCCGTCCCGCTCATCCTCGCGGGCGCACTCGGCATGCCCGACAGTATCGTTCCGCGATTTGTCGGGACGTTCTTCGTCGTTTCCGGCATCGCCACGTTGGCGCAGACGACGTTCGGGAATCGCTATCCCATCGTCCAAGGCGCACCGTTCTCGATGCTCGCACCTGCGCTTGCCGTCGTCGGCGTCGTCACCGCGTCCAACCCGGCCGGGCCGGAGTGGCAGGCGGCGCTCCTCCAGTTACAGGGGGCAATCGTCGCCGCCGCGGTGATCGAAGTCGCCGTCGGCTACTTCGGTCTTCTCGGCAAACTCCGCTCGTTCCTCTCCCCGGTTGTCATCGCTCCGACTATTGCGCTCATCGGTCTCTCGCTGTTCAACACGCCACAGGTCACTGCCGCAGACGGTAACATCTCACTCCTCGCGTTGACTCTCGTCCTCATCGTCATCTTCTCGCAGTACATCGACACCGCCCACCGCGTGTTCCAACTGTTCCCCGTCCTTCTCGGAATCGTCGCCGCCTACCTCGTTGCGGCCGCTCTCTCGATAACGGGAGTCTACGCTCCCGGAGCGCCCGGCTACGTTGACCTCGAATCGGTTCTCGCCGCCCCCGCCTTCATGCCGATTTATCCCCTCCAGTGGGGCTTTGCAGGCGGTCCGAACACGTTCACCGTCGGTCTTCCACTCGTCGGCGATATGGCGTTCGGGATCCCGCAGTTCAGTTCGTCGTTCATCATCGGCATGCTCGCGGGCGTCTGCGCGTCGATGATCGAAAGTCTCGGAGACTACCACGCCGTCGCGCGACTGTCCGGTATCGGCGCGCCCTCGGAGAAGCGTATCAACCACGGCATCGGCATGGAAGGTGTCATGAACATCTTCTCGGGACTCATGGGTGGTTCGGGTTCGACTTCCTACTCCGAGAACATCGGCGCAATCGGGCTGACGGGCGTCGCCTCGCGGTACGTCGTCCAAGTCGGTGCGGCCGTCATGTTGGTCGTCGGTTTCGTCGGTTACTTCGGCCAACTCGTCGCCACCATCCCCGACCCCATCGTCGGCGGTCTCTACATCGCCATGTTCGGGCAGATCGTCGCCGTCGGTCTCTCGAATCTGAAGTACGTCGATTTAGACTCCTCGCGGAACATCTTCATCGTCGGCGTCACCCTGTTCGTCGGACTCGCCGTCCCCACGTACATGGGTAACGTCGGGTCCGCGAAAGCGCTTCAAGACGGGATGCAGAGCGTCGCCTTCCTCGGTCCCGTCCTTGGAACGCAAGTCGTCTCTCACACCGTCTACGTCATCGGTTCGACGGGCATGGCCGTCGGCGGTCTGTTCGCGTTCATTCTCGACAACACGATAGAGGGAACCCGAGAAGAACGCGGCCTGAACGAGTGGGAAGATGCGGCCGAGTCGGACGAAGACTTCGCGTCTGCGTACGACAGATTCGTCAGCGACCGCGGAACGAAAGGAGATTAA
- a CDS encoding chemotaxis protein CheW, translating to MSQEPQTAAVPNTDESDEESVREIQVLEFKLGDETYCVDIEYVSEIVDKGSLTAVPNAPDYVDGVMDLRGRTTSIVNPKALLNVDAADGESKRIVIFDSNKFEDDAAIGWLVDEVYQVVRVSMDEIEEPPLEKDDSIEGVIKRDGELVIWISPVNAVAEN from the coding sequence ATGTCGCAGGAACCACAAACTGCTGCCGTACCCAACACGGACGAGTCCGACGAGGAGTCCGTTCGAGAGATACAAGTACTGGAGTTCAAACTCGGGGACGAGACGTACTGCGTCGATATCGAATACGTCTCCGAAATCGTGGACAAAGGTTCGTTGACTGCCGTCCCGAACGCCCCCGACTACGTCGATGGCGTGATGGACCTGCGCGGTCGAACCACGTCCATCGTTAACCCGAAGGCGTTGTTGAACGTCGATGCCGCCGACGGCGAGTCCAAGCGTATCGTCATCTTCGATTCGAACAAGTTCGAAGACGACGCCGCTATCGGGTGGCTCGTAGACGAAGTGTACCAAGTCGTCCGCGTCTCGATGGACGAAATCGAGGAACCCCCGTTAGAGAAAGACGACTCCATCGAGGGCGTCATCAAGCGCGATGGCGAACTCGTCATCTGGATCTCGCCGGTTAACGCCGTCGCTGAGAACTGA